The segment GGCTTTTCTGCTGGGAGAAAAACACATCTAAAGGGATTTTGAGACCATGAAACTAGTTTTGTGTTGATGGCTCATTGCTTGACATTCATCCAATCTAACACATATCtcaattttgttttatgtatacatttaatttttttgaacaaTATTAAGTATTttgacatttcaaaatatatttactcCTGATTTCATTTATTAGACTCTAGTTGGAAATGAACATGTGAAATAGTTTAAGCTCAATAGAAGTAAATAAACAATAGGAAGTCCAATTAATtaaataagagaaacaaaaagtcACATTTCATGACTCTATAGAACAACACCATAGACGGTTTTAATTAGGCTAATGACTCTTGGAGGTGAAGATAGAATCATACATTAGGGTTCAATATTTCTGGAAATCATTTGCTAATCTTTTACAGTGAACTATTGGGACTAAGTGTTAGGCTTCTTCTCTATGGTCATGAGACTGAAAGATTGATGAGCACCGCAGAAAGCTATTTGGTGATAGAAAATATGAGACAAGGAGGGCTAAGGTGCCATCAGTGGAGAGCTTAGAATGGGGACTGGGATCATTCTTTACTCTTACTTCCTTAGGTTGGTGCTTATGCCAACTATCTAGATTTTGTCTTTGGGGCTAATATTCCGTGTAGCACTCCTAATGCTTGGGACCTTATTCTAGAGCACATGCAAAGTTTCATGTAATGGAACCTTTGACATTTATTTGGCTATAATTCTAGCAGTGTGCATGTTAATATgctaaactggaaaacaaaattcaTAGCCTgggcatagaaaaaaaaataacagagcaTTCCTTACTCTGGTTAGCCAACCATATGCTATTGATgagaacaaaatattaatattcatcCAACTTGCAGACTTGGTCTAACTAACAGAGTTGAGAACGTGGGAAGACAGATTTATAATGTTCATAGAGAATATTTACagggctttaaaaatattttttttcactaaCATAATTCATTAGTCCATCTCCCCAGTGACATTAAGCCTATTCATAAATTGTTTCTACTTCATCATAAGAaacatatataagaatatatcttTTGAATTCTAACAGGTCCAAtaacttttcaaataatttttttaaaagtaacatgATTGCAATTTATAGTTGTATACATTCAACATACAGACACAGAAACTTGAGTCAATATATTAAGCTCTAGATTCATTTCTTCATTATTGTAAGTATCCATCTATATCTTGCTACACATCTACCCACCCATACACACATATCCATCTATTTGCCCATCTGTTCACCTAATAATTTATTTACCTTTATATTCAACTCTTTACaatctatttatctatcaatCAATATATACATCTGTCCTTATCTAAACCCAAGCTATATAATATCACATACAATATTAGGCAAATTTTGACAATGCAAGCCAACTGGataattggaaaacaaaatataaatggttGCAAGTATTTACTTTTAAGCATCAAAATTTTTCCTGTGTATAACTCTCAGAATGACAATAGCCAAATTGCTCTTAAAGGTAATTTAGCTGTTGTCCAATTGATAGAGGAGAAGAGAGACATAAAGAGAAGAGGCACTTTCTTGGTAGGACTCTATTATCTTAAAGGTATAAAAACTTGGGAAAATTATTTCCTGATTCTcagtttgctaagtcacttcagtcgtgtccgactctgtgcgaccccatagacagcagctcaccaggctcccccgtccctgggattctccaggcaagaacattggggtgggttgccatttccttctccaatgcatgaaagtgaaaagtgaaagtgaagtcactcagtcatgtccgacacttagcaaccccatggactgcagcctaccaggctcctccatccatgggattttgcaggcaagagtactagagtgggttgccattgccctctcctgaTTCTCAGTTTAATCATCAGTAAAATGAATAGATATTACTAGGTTATTTCTATGTTCTGATGTCTCTAGTTATTAGCTATATCATCTAAGTTGAAGGAGCATTGTTTCATAGATTTCTTAAGTCAAATACTGTGTTTAAGCATAAGGAAAATGGCTCAGATCTTTTAGGACCTTAATGTTTACATTATGGCATTTGATTACAAAATGATACAGTAAATATAATGGCACCAAAATAGCTTACTGTTTAGGAAACAAATGATTTGTAGGTGAATgatctaaagaaagaaaatgaaagtgttagtgggtcagttgtgtctgacttctcacgaccctacggactgtagcctgccaggttcctccatcatGGGTTTTCCccagcatgaatactggaatgagttgccatttccttctccaggggatcttcctgacccagtgataaaacccaggtctcttgcagtgcaggcagattgttcacctactgaaccaccagggaaacctgagtGATCTAAATTCTGCCTTAAAAAACATGACCTTGAAAAGTTATCATGTCCTTGGATCTTAGTTTCATCTTCTGTAGATCAGGAATGTGGATGGGATTTGGTACATATGACTCCAGAATGTTTCTATGTGAATATGACTATAAGAATTTTCTTAGTGTTTACTGTactgttttaaaattgtttaatcCACACTAGAGGACTTAGGGACTGAAATAAAGAACATTCTTATTCTTATTGAAGATaggttataaaatattaaatagcaaACATCTTCACTTACCAAGAAACTGCAGTATTTTTTCTGACCTTTGAACTAAAATGTATTATTCATCAACAATAAAGAATTCCACTGTTGCTTCAGTGTACAAGTGTTGATACCTTCACATTTGCTCCTTTTCTTAATCATAAGAGTCTGGAAGGAAATCCACTCTTTCCTAAAACAAGTGAATGTCTTAATACTCAAATAAATGCCTACATCTGACAAAAGTTGAATATTATAAAAAGTGAGTCCTTGTACAGTAAAATTTTGGATATTGGTTTGGTATTGTTTCATTGTAAATATTATGCTGTATGAGGAACTCTTAATATGATCAAACTCAGTAACTGCTGAGACTGATGATGAAAATAGTTCTGCCATGAGCTATATGATTTCTTGCACTAGCATGACATTGTTAACCAACAAAGAGAGGGGGATAAATGCTCATTTTTGTATGAGCAAAAGCAAATCAAGGGCTATGATCAGTCTTGCTAGACTTCAAGACACGGCTGCTAAATTTTCTCATGGAATCCTTGACATCCTTATTTCTAAGAGTATAGATTACTGGATTTAAGAGGGGAGTGAAAATGGTATAAAATACTGAGAGAACTTTGTCTATTGGGAAATTTGTGAAAGGCCACACGTAAATGAAAATGCATGGACCAAAGAAAAGGGTCACAACAGTGAAGTGGGCACTGCAGGTGGAGAGAGCTTTGGAGGACCCACCAGAAGAACGTTGCCTAACAGTGACCAAGATGACAGAGTAGGAAATCACCAAGAGAATGAAGCACACTAGGGCAATCATGCCGCTGGTTGAGATCATGAACACTCCGAGAATGTATGTGTCTACGCAGGCAAGTTTGATCACTAAGGGAAGATCACAAAAGAAACTGTCCACTTCATTGGGCCCACAGAAGGGCAGATTCACAGTAAACGCTAGCTGACTCATAGCATGGAAGATGCCGACAATCCAGGAAAGCGTCACAAGCCCAAGGCACACTCTCCGGTTCATGATGGTTAAATAGCGTAAAGGCTTACAAATAGCCACATACCTATCAAAAGACATGGATATCAGCAGCACAATCTCAACACCCGCtaagagatgcaggaagaatatCTGAGTGATGCAGCCATCAAAAGAGATGACTTTGGGCTCCCTGAAGAAATCTGCAATCATTTTGGGAGTGGCAAATGAGGCCAGAGACATGTCAATGAAGGAGAGGTTGCCCAGCAGAAAGTACATGGGGGAGTGCAGGCGTCGCTCTGATACAATGGTGAGCACAATGAGGAGGTTCCCCAGCACAGTGGCTGCATAGACtacagagaaaaacaggaaatagaCCATCTGGAGTTCCCAAGAACTGGAAAGACCCTGTAGGATGAATTCAGTTATGACTGACTGATTATTC is part of the Bos indicus x Bos taurus breed Angus x Brahman F1 hybrid chromosome 10, Bos_hybrid_MaternalHap_v2.0, whole genome shotgun sequence genome and harbors:
- the LOC113899438 gene encoding olfactory receptor 4K3 encodes the protein MAWNNQSVITEFILQGLSSSWELQMVYFLFFSVVYAATVLGNLLIVLTIVSERRLHSPMYFLLGNLSFIDMSLASFATPKMIADFFREPKVISFDGCITQIFFLHLLAGVEIVLLISMSFDRYVAICKPLRYLTIMNRRVCLGLVTLSWIVGIFHAMSQLAFTVNLPFCGPNEVDSFFCDLPLVIKLACVDTYILGVFMISTSGMIALVCFILLVISYSVILVTVRQRSSGGSSKALSTCSAHFTVVTLFFGPCIFIYVWPFTNFPIDKVLSVFYTIFTPLLNPVIYTLRNKDVKDSMRKFSSRVLKSSKTDHSP